From a region of the Leishmania donovani BPK282A1 complete genome, chromosome 24 genome:
- a CDS encoding cullin-like protein-like protein: MLEEDRQALRKMKADFETLADLANSDFQGYNTFERRMNHYNTVYTAATRNTSKAAEYPGYDAGELLYMEYNEMLTTYLWRYRDLSGDSEQELFQKILDVWDHYKILMKWNMRTFGYLSRYYIVYHSKPSLQQVGLSIFLEQVFKKNADVVSSITQKLLLKERADRVVSTDAKQISTAIGLFSSMNIEDTQSIYLTAFLEPYLDKTKRDYERFLQEWDAVADAAVFLRSVHDALTHERSICRRYFSTQDEERIMTCVEATLVDSPVTRRKLVDSPSGVRAMLRSRDEAQLKMCNSFFSRRQSGIALLAGLIKKEIETEGLELCERFKGEEASVDVVAYTTGMMHLQEVYPQLLSRCFQLEFTLSKAVREGLEACYNHGVAVTSSCGGGESRIVPFCEWLSHYVNHLFQHEAGPASVEMDRIVATLAYVTERDRFIATSREHMADRILLPVKKFSEANERALIQRFRQRCGPTSTACLESMLHDWETSNSFRAMEVLASKNVPMTFEVELLVAKKGIWPSRLSDEPDIVVPPFLQRVLEPLRDEYLSGKSGRVLTWSHECSSGELQGSFKKGTQLFFACGIQVLILLCFNSSPVCTPQQIGDRCHATFASLQRYLPPLIRSRILTRKSGKALLQMDDELTVNDDFVCRARRMRIPPSLARVSVGESEHISKQVEEDRKPAIDGALVRIMKGRRSLDHAELVLECQQQLSSRFLPDVKLIKQRIEELIRREYISRDPRSKGVYHYIA; the protein is encoded by the coding sequence ATGTTGGAAGAGGATCGGCAGGCTTTGCGCAAGATGAAGGCAGACTTCGAGACCCTCGCCGACTTGGCGAATAGCGACTTCCAAGGATACAACACCTTCGAGAGACGAATGAACCACTACAATACCGTCTACACGGCAGCAACGCGGAACACATCGAAGGCTGCCGAGTACCCCGGCTATGACGCCGGGGAGCTGTTGTACATGGAGTACAATGAAATGCTTACTACCTACCTGTGGCGATACCGCGACCTTTCCGGCGACTCTGAACAGGAGCTTTTTCAGAAGATTTTGGACGTGTGGGACCACTACAAGATCCTAATGAAATGGAACATGCGGACGTTCGGATATCTATCCCGGTACTACATTGTGTACCATTCAAAGCCGTCGCTTCAGCAGGTGGGTCTGAGCATTTTTCTGGAGCAGGTCTTCAAGAAGAATGCCGACGTAGTGAGCTCGATTACGCAGAAGCTGCTTCTGAAAGAGAGGGCTGATCGCGTCGTGAGCACCGACGCAAAGCAGATCTCCACGGCAATCGGACTCTTTTCCTCCATGAACATCGAGGACACTCAGTCAATCTACCTCACCGCGTTTCTAGAGCCGTACTTGGACAAGACGAAGAGGGACTACGAGCGGTTTTTGCAGGAGTGGGATGCTGTAGCCGACGCGGCGGTTTTCCTTCGCTCCGTTCACGATGCCCTCACACATGAGCGGAGCATCTGTCGTCGCTACTTCTCCACGCAGGATGAAGAGCGCATTATGACGTGTGTCGAGGCTACCCTTGTCGACTCCCCCGTTACACGGCGGAAGCTAGTGGACTCGCCTTCCGGTGTTCGAGCGATGCTGCGAAGCCGGGACGAGGCCCAGCTGAAGATGTGCAACAGTTTCTTCTCCAGGCGCCAATCTGGCATCGCACTTCTCGCGGGCCTGATCAAGAAGGAAATCGAGACTGAGGGTCTGGAGCTGTGCGAGAGGTTCAAAGGTGAGGAGGCTTCCGTTGATGTCGTGGCCTACACCACGGGGATGATGCACTTGCAGGAGGTGTACCCGCAACTGCTGTCGCGCTGTTTTCAGCTCGAGTTCACTCTCTCCAAGGCTGTTCGTGAGGGGCTCGAGGCATGCTACAACCACGGCGTTGCCGtcacgagcagctgcggtggtggtgaaagCCGCATCGTGCCCTTCTGTGAGTGGCTCTCGCACTATGTGAACCACCTCTTCCAGCACGAGGCGGGGCCAGCCAGCGTAGAGATGGATCGCATTGTAGCCACTTTAGCATATGTGACGGAGCGCGATCGTTTCATAGCTACGTCTCGCGAGCACATGGCCGACCGCATTCTTTTGCCTGTTAAAAAATTCAGCGAGGCAAATGAGCGCGCGCTCATCCAGCGCTtccggcagcgctgcggcccgACTAGCACCGCGTGCTTGGAGAGCATGCTGCACGACTGGGAGACCTCCAACAGTTTTCGTGCAATGGAGGTGTTGGCGAGCAAGAACGTACCCATGACATTCGAGGTGGAGCTTCTCGTTGCTAAGAAAGGGATCTGGCCATCTCGACTTTCCGACGAGCCCGATATTGTTGTTCCGCCATTCTTGCAGCGCGTCTTGGAGCCGCTTCGCGACGAGTATCTCTCCGGTAAGTCAGGCCGCGTGCTGACGTGGTCGCACGagtgcagcagtggcgagCTGCAGGGCTCTTTCAAGAAAGGCACTCAGTTGTTTTTTGCGTGCGGCATCCAAGTATTGATTCTGCTGTGCTTCAACTCATCGCCAGTATGCACACCCCAGCAAATTGGAGACCGGTGCCATGCTACGTTCGCCTCACTCCAGCGATACCTGCCGCCTCTCATTCGCAGCCGCATCCTCACCAGGAAATCTGGGAAGGCGCTCTTACAGATGGATGACGAGCTTACAGTCAACGACGATTTCGTCTGCAGAGCGCGGCGGATGCGAATTCCTCCGTCGCTTGCGCGCGTGAGCGTTGGCGAAAGCGAACACATATCAAAGCAAGTCGAAGAGGACAGAAAGCCGGCCATCGACGGAGCGCTGGTGCGTATTATGAAAGGGCGTCGCTCCCTTGACCACGCGGAGCTAGTTCTTGAGTGTCAGCAGCAGCTAAGCTCACGATTTTTGCCGGATGTCAAGCTGATCAAACAGCGCATAGAGGAGCTGATCCGACGAGAGTACATTAGCCGCGATCCCCGCAGCAAAGGCGTCTACCATTATATTGCCTGA
- a CDS encoding mitogen-activated protein kinase, with protein MPPKRPQALEKLHVAPHDKAVSITDTMTLVVKGEGGVEMRVKQTGIAQGPGSSSASGQPKSDAVMNKIKFEDLRIGSELGKGSQGKVRVAQHKITGEKYAMKYIAFDGDSDDMRSALEAELRQVAAVKHHNIVSSYEAFFRDGRLYVVLEYMDCGTMNNLIDRHPEGFSEDMLAYIARELFKGLEFLHHLNMIHRDIKPANVLANTKGEIKISDFGVAKTLSGGDLQTLSAQGSVPYMSPERIQSKPYSFNSDIWSAGLTIAECAFREYPFASLKPKVFELCQAIASGTAKINWDDRETKFSDEFKEFIELCLRPEATRPSATEMLSHSLIQKASNVNPLEAGRWMSPKK; from the coding sequence ATGCCCCCAAAACGGCCGCAGGCTCTAGAGAAGCTTCATGTTGCACCTCACGATAAGGCGGTATCCATCACGGATACCATGACGCTAGTAGTGAAAGGTGAGGGCGGAGTCGAAATGCGCGTGAAGCAGACGGGCATAGCCCAGGGTCCTGGCTCATCGTCGGCTAGCGGCCAACCAAAATCAGATGCTGTCATGAACAAGATAAAATTTGAGGATTTACGGATCGGCTCAGAGCTGGGAAAAGGCTCGCAAGGAAAAGTTCGTGTTGCACAGCACAAAATCACGGGCGAAAAGTACGCGATGAAGTACATTGCTTTTGACGGAGACTCAGATGACATGCGCTCTGCCTTGGAAGCGGAGCTTCGTCAGGTGGCTGCGGTGAAGCACCACAACATTGTCTCCTCCTATGAGGCGTTTTTCCGCGACGGCCGGCTGTACGTTGTCCTTGAGTACATGGACTGCGGAACCATGAACAATCTTATCGACAGACATCCGGAGGGTTTTAGCGAGGATATGCTTGCCTACATTGCACGTGAGCTGTTCAAGGGTCTCGAGTTCCTGCATCATCTAAACATGATTCACCGTGATATCAAACCTGCTAACGTCCTGGCGAACACGAAAGGGGAAATCAAGATCTCGGATTTCGGCGTAGCTAAAACACTTTCCGGTGGCGATCTTCAAACTCTTTCTGCACAAGGTTCGGTGCCGTACATGAGCCCAGAGAGAATACAGTCGAAGCCGTACTCGTTCAACAGTGACATCTGGAGCGCAGGGCTGACAATTGCGGAGTGTGCGTTTCGAGAGTACCCATTTGCCTCATTGAAGCCAAAAGTATTTGAGCTGTGCCAGGCAATAGCTTCGGGGACAGCAAAGATCAACTGGGATGATCGGGAAACCAAATTTAGCGACGAGTTCAAGGAGTTTATTGAGCTTTGTCTACGCCCGGAGGCCACACGCCCAAGCGCGACGGAAATGCTGAGCCACTCACTTATTCAAAAGGCGAGTAATGTGAACCCTCTGGAGGCTGGCAGATGGATGTCCCCAAAGAAGTGA